A single Muntiacus reevesi chromosome 9, mMunRee1.1, whole genome shotgun sequence DNA region contains:
- the LOC136175660 gene encoding olfactory receptor 9G4-like: MEVGNRTLLTEFILLGLSADPRWRLALFGIFLMLYLITLSGNMSLVILIHIDSHLHTPMYFFIGNLSFLDFWYTSVYTPRILATCVSEDKRMSLARCGAQFFFSCAVTYSECYLLAAMAHDRHMAVCSPLLYSRSMSPSLCTGLVAGSYMGGLLNAIAHTANTFRLSFCGKNTIDHYFCDVPPLVKMSCTDTKVYEQVLLGLVGFTVLSNILVIIISYFNILLAILRIRTASGRCKAFSTCASHLVSVMLFYGSLLFTYARPSSTYSLGKDKVASLFYTVVNPLLNPLTYSLRNKDVKAAFWKATQTLRPQR; this comes from the coding sequence ATGGAAGTTGGAAACCGCACCCTCCTGACTGAATTCATCTTACTCGGCCTCTCTGCAGACCCTCGGTGGAGACTGGCCCTATTTGGAATATTTCTGATGCTCTATTTGATCACCTTGTCAGGTAACATGTCCTTAGTTATCTTAATCCATATCGATTCCCACCTGCACACACCTATGTATTTTTTCATTGGCAATCTCTCTTTCTTGGACTTCTGGTACACCTCTGTGTACACCCCCAGAATCCTGGCTACTTGTGTCTCAGAGGATAAGCGCATGTCTCTGGCCAGATGTGGAGCCCAGTTCTTCTTTTCCTGTGCTGTAACCTACAGTGAGTGCTATCTCCTAGCAGCCATGGCCCATGACCGCCACATGGCAGTCTGTAGCCCGCTACTCTATTCAAGGTCTATGTCCCCTTCTCTCTGTACTGGGCTTGTTGCTGGCTCCTACATGGGAGGGCTCTTGAATGCTATAGCACACACTGCCAACACGTTTCGCCTGAGCTTCTGTGGCAAAAATACTATTGATCACTATTTCTGTGACGTGCCACCACTGGTGAAGATGTCCTGTACAGACACCAAGGTCTATGAACAGGTCCTCCTGGGTCTCGTGGGTTTCACCGTCCTCTCCAACATTCTTGTCATCATAATTTCCTATTTCAACATCCTTCTGGCTATTCTGAGGATCCGCACAGCTTCAGGAAGGTgcaaggccttctccacctgtgcttCACACCTGGTCTCGGTCATGCTCTTCTATGGATCCTTGCTCTTCACATATGCAAGGCCAAGCTCCACCTACTCCCTGGGGAAGGACAAAGTGGCATCTCTGTTTTACACTGTGGTCAACCCATTGCTCAATCCTCTTACCTATAGCCTGAGAAACAAAGATGTTAAAGCGGCCTTCTGGAAAGCAACACAGACTCTAAGACCTCAGAGATGA